GCCTTCCAGGGTGACGCCGAGCGCCAGGTAAACGGCTTTGTTGATGACTCGCTTGTCCTGCCGGATTTTGACGACAATGCAGTCCAGATAGAGGATAGGATAGAGCGCATCCAAGGGTCGGGATTGCCACTCGATCACTTTGCCCAGTACCGCTTCCGTGACATTAGACACCAGGGTGGGCGAGATATCGGCGCCATAGAGTTCGCGGAAGGTTTCGACGATATCTCGCGTGCTCATGCCCTTGGCATACAAGGTCAGAATCTTATCGTCAAAATGACTCAAGCGGGTTTGATGCTTGGTGACCAGCGGCGGCTCGAAGCTGCCGTTACGATCGCGTGGGGTGTCAATCTCAATGACCCCGTGTCCGCTTTTCAGCTTTTTTGTGCCATAACCGTTGCGACTATTGCCGGAACCATAGCCTTCGGGAGAAGGCTTGGCATACCCTAAATGGGCATCCATTTCGGCATTCAGCGAGGCTTCTACCGTGATTTTCAGTAAATCCTGAGTCAGTGCCGCTAAATCACGCTCTGACTTAACGCCACGGGCCAAATCTTGTCAAGCGGCAACCATCGTGGGGTCTTTAATAATATCGCTCATTTTCTGCTCTCCTTGAGAGAAGTTTACTACACTGAAAATAAGCGGTTACACGGAATTATTTACACCCTCCAACTGGCGCCTCTTTTGGACAATTATTATGATTTGGTTCGCTATGGTGCGGATGTCTTTGTGGAGCAAGTACGAGTCAAAGAGCCTGCCCGCCGACTATTGAGTAGCGATATTCCTTTGCTGCATCAAGAGCTGCTTGATGTCCAGGAAGCGCAGCTAATTGCTGACGCACTGTAAACGGAGATGATGGTGGGAGAGCCTGTTGTCCAATCAGGTGAAGAAGCTGCTAACTCTATTCTTGGAAAGCTGCTTAGGAGAGCTGAAAACGCTTTGGCTAAGGATGCTTCTCGTGCCATATCATTAAGATTATCAGATAAATCAGTACCGGAGTATTGGCGGTTGCAGCGACACAAGGATAAATTGGAGTGTAATGCCGTACTGAGAGCCGCTGAAAAACAGGGATGTATTAAAATTGAATGGGACAAGCGAGCGGATGAGAACTCTCAAGTTGAACGGGTGCTTTTGCTTGATGAAAACCTGCTGGCGAATTACCTCGGGGTAGTGCCTCGTTGGGTATTGATTGAGCAAGCTTCTCGAGAGTTTGCCTCGAATCTTGATCGGTACCCATTATTGGAGCAAGTACTCGAGAACTGGCGATATGGTTCGCAAGTACGTAATTCCAAACCAGGAGATTTTGAGGTATGGATCAGCGCAATTCGGGTTATTGATTATTGTAGAAACAAAATTGGTGATGATATTCCTATTCGTCGCTTAAGCGCCTCTCTTTTTAGTAACAGTAAACGTTTAGAAACACTGGTTCCTTACATTGACTCGCTTATCCAAAATGACTTGCCAGCCTCTATTCGAGAAGCTGAAGAGGTTTTTAGCGAACTCGGTTTAGTTAAGTTTCCACCCACTTTATTGCTGGCTGGAGATTTAACGGTTCTATATGGCCAGCAAGAAACTAAGGTATTAAGGCCTTATATCGGTTTGGCACCGAAGGAAATAAAGGCTATTAAGGGGGAAGTATATTTTTCATATTTACTGACAGTTGAAAATCTAACGACATTTCACGAGTTGGTGTCCCAACGGCCTCAAGGAGCTATTGTTTTTTATACAAGCGGAATGCCCAGCCCATCTTGGAAAAGGGTGTATAAATTGTTGCTTCAAGAGCTACCACGGAATGCTTCTGTATATCACTGGGGAGATATAGATGGTGGCGGATTTAGAATTGCTAATCATTTAGCAATGTGCTGTTCAGATGTGGGTTTCGATTTGAGACTCCATTGCATGACCGCATCTTTGCTGCCGGCTGATATAGCCATAGCACGTGATTTATTATTGGCTGAGCGAATACAAATTCAAAATATCTGTGAACGATGGAGTTGGGGAAATGAGAAAGACGGATTAGGAACAGTGGCGATCGAACAAGAGGCATTGCCTATTGTATGGCCAGCGACGTAGTATTCAGTTCATTGGTAAGTTTTCAGAGTTGAAAAAAAATTTTCATTATTAGTGGCACAAAATCCGAAATTTTTCATTTTTTGTGTCAAAAGCGAGTATAGGGTATGACACAAAAAATGAAATATCACTTTAAAATCAATCGACCATTTTTCATTAATTGTGTCACCCGACATAACTGTCGGTTGTCAGATCTCATAATTTCTGAAAAAAATCTCAGAATTTATGAAATGGCTAAGTGATTGGTTATGGTGCAAGAGTTTATTGGCTGTTATCGACCCCTCTGGTTCAATGGCAGAAATTTGTCCCTAACCTGACATTATTGCTAATCATTAATAACACATCAAAAAATCCAAATCTGGCTCTGCTAAGGTCATGTCGCATAAGTAGAATGCGGGAATAAAGCAATTGCGTGGTAACTGGAGTACTTTTTGGGAAAGAAATCTAGAGAAAAGAGAGAACGTAAAGAAGCTCAATCAATAGCTTCGTCTCACAATTTTAATAAGTTATTTCAAGATCAAAAAAACAATCTTCATTCGAGGGCTATCGAACGAAAGTTCGCAGATCAAGTCATAGCTGTGCGATCAATTTTACAGCGTTTTGATCAATTCGACGCTGCATTGGCCATCGCAATATCGGACCTGTGGCCTGTCAATGCAGCGAGCCCGATCAAGCACATCCTCGCCTTGTCGATCCTTGTCGGGATGGAACACTCTTCTAAAGATAGACAACCAATTACTACCTATGAAGAATTCAAAGCATTCACTGAGGCTCTCATTGCGGCATGCCCAGACTTTCCGATGCTGGAGGATTATGTTCCCGAAATCGATTGGAGCAAAGTCCGGGTGCTGCTAGACGATGAATTCGTACCTATGTTCTACGGAAGTTGCATAGAGCGAACCCCTGACTTTGTGGAAGCCTTCAGGATTACCCATGCAGACAATCTGCTGGCCTTGGCTGATATGAATCTCGCCATCGCGATTCAAAACCATGTCATACGCAGCATCCCAGAACTTGCTACTCAACCTGAGCCCGCCGTGACGGCCGGATACATCGAGGTACCTCCCTCAGAATTTTGGATCTCTTGTCAGGAGACGCTCCTCAGTGCTCAGGCCGAGCTCAAGGATCGGCGCACAAAATCAAGCGGCCGACTTGATATCCAGATTGGCGCCTATCAAGCGCCGCTAGAGTACGACGCGTTCGGCGATGCTTGCCTGCAGGGTATCGCTTTGCCGTTTGCTGGAATGGTGTTCAACGATCAATGGATTCCCATAGGCGTCCGAAATGCACCGGGCAATACCATTGATGTCTGGGCTAATCGAGCTAAGCCTATTGATTATGCGACACACAGGTCGTTGGCGGGGTTTGTGCAAGAGCGCTTCCGGCACGTCGTTCCCGGTCCTTTGCGAATCTGGATTGAAGATCAGGAGTTCGATTTTTCAATAAGCTGCGTCATCTCAGATACTCGCCTCTGGCTGATTGTCTGCTGCTCACATGCCACAGTCTCCGTTGTAAAACAACATGCTCAACAGGCTCTATCGGCAATGAAGCCTGGTAGAAAATGGGGCTTTAAACATGTCCATGGCCCACGCTCAGTTATTGCCAACGAGGACGGCCAAAGTCCTTCTGCTAAAGATGTTAGTTTACTGTTGGTGCTTACAATTGCAGGCACCACATTTGGAGCATTGGATGCGCCGAAAAAGCCAATTCGTTTGCTGCCGCTGGCAGACCTGATTACTATCTTTGACGCCATCAAAGACCTTGATGAACTTGAAAGATTCTGGACATACGTCGATACACAGGATGGGTTATTAAATCCATTCTCAAGAGGAGCGGTTGATCTCTTCGCATCTTTTCGTGACTTCAACGAAGTGCTGGTCGAGGGTGCAGTAACGCCTACATTCATTTCGCTTGATCCCAGCTGGGGCAGTAGCTGGAGGTATAAGAACCTCTCGACCTTCTGGGAAAATGCCCCTCGGTACTTCCCTGATGGTTCCATCGGATGGCTTCTCGATAAGAACGCAAGCGGCGTGATCGAAATGTGCTCACGCCATGATGATTCTCTCGCCTACTCGGTCGAGATGGCCGATTGCACTATTCAAGTCGTCATGAACATTGACCATTCCTTAAGTTTGCTAGAGAACCGACTACTTGACCTATTCGTCCAAGCGCTCTCGGACTGCTTACAGCAATGTCGAAACTTGGTGTTCGAGCTGGCGTTGTTTGAGCGTCGACATGTAGTTATTCAATGTGAGACCGATCGCGCGTGCAGGTTGGATGAATCTACAATGCCAGATGCTGCCTTAGCGCGGACCCCTATCGTTACGTCGTGCGACAAGTTATCGGAAAGCCCATTAAAATTGCGGCTTCGGGTGAATGTTGCAGCAGTGCAAACGGGGCTCAATGAGGCGACGACAGCCACATTCGAGATTGAAAGCCTTATCGAGACCCTTATGACCATCCATCACGTCTGCGGTTGGCAACTGGCCGAAGACGTTCTTGCCCAGATTCGAGCTACTGCTACTCGACCGGCTCGATATTGTTTGAGTGTAGTTCAACAGTCGGTTGATGCGCTAGAGTATGTCGATCCGATCATCCCGACGCTAACGGATTACAAACTGGCCCGACGGCATCTGGCCGTCAGCATGCGCAAGCTTGGGTTCGCCCCAGGCCGCTATGAGCTGAAGGAGGCAAAAGAACGGATTGATGCAGGACGGGAACACCTCCGGCAACACATAGACGGGTTGATTGCGAAGCACGAGCCCAATGAGTTAGTCCGCAACTGTATTGAGCAACACGAGGCATTGTTGATCAGCGAGCGCCACAGGGTGATGCGCACGTGTCAGAGCCTGATGCATGAGGTCGACTATGATCGCCATGAGGCGGTTGCCGGGGCACGCAAGGAATTTGGTGGTAATGCCCGCCACTATCGCTACCTGCTCGAAAAGGCACTGAGCTCTCCGCAACGGACCGGCCGAGAGCCTATCGATGCGAGCCTTCTCCGATCGCTCGTCGGATTCGTTGACTGGTATATGGTCCTTGCGGAGGCAAGTGACACCCTTCATAACGGTGTGGATGTCGGTGGTGTAGAGATCGATGAGTCCTATCTTCCCCAGATCTTCTATTCCCCTGATCATGAAAACCGTCAAGCTACCTTTGAACGGGAATATGCTCGGTGGCAGCTGGGTATTGGAGTAATTGAATCTGACGCAGTTGTGGGCGATCTTGCTGAGGACTTGGAGAACCCCAGGCTACGCCAAGCGTTCCGGCAAGATGCCGGCTTCGAGCTCAAACACTTACTTCAGTGCTTGATCGTGCTGTCTCAGCCCATTCGGCATGAGCTGGCGACAAAGCCCGCGCTCTCTTACGTAGCTTCCAGCCAGGTGATCCATGAGGCAATTTTTTCTAGCCTTGAAGGGGCCACTTCGGCAGATTGTGAGGCCATCGTTCAGTGCCTCACTTTGTCCGCAGTCGACATTCGCCGTCTACCGGGACGCAACACTGACGAAAGTGACGTACCTTTCTGGGAACATATCAAACGTCTGCACCGCTACACCATTCGGCCTCTAGTGCCAGATGGTGGGATGCTTCGTTGGGGTGCGGAGGGGGCTAGCCGCGCACTGCATATCTGGTCTAAGTCAGTTGTCGACGGCTACCTACCTGCCGACCTTCCCTGGCCTGCGGTCGAGCGCGAAGTACGATTGATCAAGGAACGCATCGAGAAACAGCTAGAGGTTCGGACCTAGGAAATCTTCCGCAGGTTTACGCAATATGTCATGCGGGGCGTGGACTTTTTCCATAGATTCCCAGGTGAACATTTCCCAGATGTCGGCGACTTTGACGTTTTGGCCTACTGGCCTTTCACCAACACGTTGGTAACGGTGGAGTGCAAATACAACAAGCCTCCGTTCAGCGTCAAAGATTCTAGGCGACTCAGAGATGAGATTTTTGGAAAGGATGAAGCGGATAGAAAAGGTCAGTTCAGCAAGATCGCCCGACGCCGCGACTTCGTGAAGGAACACCGATCACGTATGCTCGAACTGCTGAAGTGGCCGCCTGCCGTGGTGGCCGAGGGACGCGATGTGGAGATGTATGTAAGCCGCGACCTGCATTGGTGGATGGTCCACCCACCTTACCCTGTTCCGACTGAATTTGTCAGGGTAGATTCTCTGGATGATTGGCTCAAGAGCGAAGCTTGGTCACAATAAGCCTAGTCGCATGAATCCGAGCACCTATTGATGCAGCCGTACGAAAATAGAAGCTAACTGACTGGAAATGGCCGAATTCAAGCATTCGAAATTCGGCCAGCTTGATGCGAGATAACGATATGACGGATCAACGATCCGATACCAATCTGGCAGATGTTTTTGCTTTGAAACACCTATTTATAATACAGCCTTTGCCGCAGTTTATCGGCATCGTGATGATCAACCGGGTAGATTTCCGAAGCGTCCAGCAACTCAATAATCCTTGCCGAGCTGCGTTCCGAGTCTTCTGCGAGCTTGGATAGAATGACATACTCCTGTTTAAATTGCCGGATATGATCCGGAAATATTAGTCTGGCATGACGCGAATCCGTTTTGTGATTCAGATACCCTCGATTTACCAATTGGTAGCCAAACTCCTCGTTGCCCCCGAGAATCTTGGCGGCTTCCGTAACCGGCAGAGCATCCGCATTGGGACGCAGTTGGTCCAGCCAAAGCGGCAAATTCCGCTTTATCCAGAAATAGATCCCGGATTTCATAGCGTTCGTTATCGGGCTTTCGGACAACAAGCTGTCCGGCCACAATGGCCTTGATCACCTTGTAGAAACGGTATTTCAATATACGTCTCTGGATTTGATGCTGCATGATTTGCAACACGGCCGCACACGCTGCCCCCAAATTGATATTTTCGATCAGGGATTTCAGCTCCAAGCGGGAATATTGCCACGTCGAACAATAGCCCTCGCGGGGAGGGATCTCGAATTTAAAACAGCCGCTGTTTTGCAACAGGGCAAATTGGGCTTTCGTCACGCCCAGAAGTTGCGCGGCCTCCTGAGCCGTTATCAAGCCTTTCAAATGCGGTAAAACTTTTTCCAGGTCCGGGCGATAAATCGCGCATTTGGTATACTCCTTCCGGGTGCGCTCATGATGTACATTGACTTGTTTATCGGTGATGGCCCGGTTTAACACCGAAGGGGCCAGGTCATATTTCTTGCAGGCCCGGCTGAATGGATACCACAGTTGCACTTTTTTAGCATTCGTACTGAACAAGGTATGTTTTTCCGTAATGTCGCGAATCAGATGCATCGTGGCGTATCGTTCAACCACAGCTTTCAGAGGCTAAAAGGCGGATCCCGGAAATTCATGGAAGAACTGCCGGTAAAAATACACCAATCTTTTCTGCTGAATGCCAATGAAACTGGTACGGTTGATAACCGATGCTGGCACCGGACGCGCTTCCGCGTTTATCAAAAGTTCAAACAAGTCTGAAGTGGGCTGTGCTTACCGCTTTCAATATCTATGCGCGGCAGATTGACAATCAAACTAAACAACCACCTGCTAAAGCAGGTGGGTTCGAGTAACGGACTGAAAGTCCGGATACGCGTCGACTCAACGACGCGTCTTAATCCGGCTCCATCTTAAAATTATCGTTCGGGTTGGGTTCAAAATGATGCTCCAAATAATCTTTGATCATCTCTTCCTTCATCTGCCCTACTGTGGCGCAGAAATACCCTCGCGCCCAAAAGTATTGCCCCCAATAACGCTTCTTCAAATGCAGAAACTCTTCAAAGAGATAACTCGATGTCCGACCCTTGATGCGCCTCATTATTTCGCTCGGTGCCATAGTCGGTGGCGCACTTACCAAAATATGCACATGATCTTTACTTACCACACCTCGGATGATCCGAATCTCAAAAGCTTCACTGGTCTGCCGAACCAGTTCTCTAACTCGCTCGGCAACCTCGCCTTTCAAAACTTTATAGCGGTATTTCGTCACCCATACAAAGTGATACTCGATCTGAAAAACCGTATGACTGCCGTATCTGTATTCCATAGCCCACCTCTCTGGCCGCTATTATCGCTGCTAAAGCTGACCGGCTAAAGCCGGTGGTTTAAACCTTATGATGGAAAATTAAATCGATAGGTCGGGTTGTTTTGACAAAGCCAATTTACACGTTTATTATACGTATAAATTGGTTTTGGAGAAAAGGTATGGCACTCAAACTCAAACAGTACCGAATTCAGGCCGGGTTGACGCAGGCCAAACTGGCCAAGGCTGTGGGCGTCTCACAACCCAACTACCAACGCTGGGAGTCCGGCGCGTCTTCGATTCCGGAAGACAAACTTAATAAATTGGCCGAGGTATTGCAGATCGGTGCGGATGCTTTGTTGGGCAGACACCTTCCTATCGAGGCAGGGTTTTACGACGAATCGGTGGGCGAAGATCTCAATTATTACGGTGAAGTCGCTGTTTACTTTCACAGTGGCGGAAAGCCGTTGTTACTTTCGATCTCGGATGGCGCGTTTTCACGCCTGCATCAGGATTTGCAACGTAGCCTCGCATTTGTGACCGTTGAAAGTTTGTCGAATCAGACCGTCATCATTCGGACGCAGGCGATTGCCGACCTGTATTTTTCCAGCGAAGCCTATGACGATTACGGTCTCGAACATGGTCATTACGAGGATTTTATTCAGTTGCAGATGCCCGATGCACGCGATTGGGAGATTGTAGAGGCACTGTGCTGTGACGATGAGAATGGTTTGAATGAATTCGCTCCCGAAGACGTACGGCGAGTTTCAGAGCGCATCATGATTACGGACGATCAATATGGCAAGCTCGTGGCCGATGGGCTGATTAAATCGGAGGAACTGGAAAGCGAGAAAGATAAGAATCAAAAGGAAACGGATAGGATATTTGACTTGGCAATGAAGCTGACATATCAGCTATCAAGCGGACAACGGCGTAGTGTGGATGCTGTTGGAGCTGAGGCATTGTTTGAGGCCTTTTACCCGTTGGTGGATTTTGATGGTGAGCTGGATAATGATTTGATACGATTGCCCATCGCAGGTTGGCATCGCATTGTTTTTATCAATAAGAATGCGCTCGATTACGTTATGTT
The genomic region above belongs to Methylomicrobium agile and contains:
- the tnpA gene encoding IS200/IS605 family transposase → MEYRYGSHTVFQIEYHFVWVTKYRYKVLKGEVAERVRELVRQTSEAFEIRIIRGVVSKDHVHILVSAPPTMAPSEIMRRIKGRTSSYLFEEFLHLKKRYWGQYFWARGYFCATVGQMKEEMIKDYLEHHFEPNPNDNFKMEPD
- a CDS encoding helix-turn-helix domain-containing protein, with product MALKLKQYRIQAGLTQAKLAKAVGVSQPNYQRWESGASSIPEDKLNKLAEVLQIGADALLGRHLPIEAGFYDESVGEDLNYYGEVAVYFHSGGKPLLLSISDGAFSRLHQDLQRSLAFVTVESLSNQTVIIRTQAIADLYFSSEAYDDYGLEHGHYEDFIQLQMPDARDWEIVEALCCDDENGLNEFAPEDVRRVSERIMITDDQYGKLVADGLIKSEELESEKDKNQKETDRIFDLAMKLTYQLSSGQRRSVDAVGAEALFEAFYPLVDFDGELDNDLIRLPIAGWHRIVFINKNALDYVMLPTHRFDQGRMEMDAEMLDELE
- a CDS encoding Wadjet anti-phage system protein JetD domain-containing protein, whose protein sequence is MVGEPVVQSGEEAANSILGKLLRRAENALAKDASRAISLRLSDKSVPEYWRLQRHKDKLECNAVLRAAEKQGCIKIEWDKRADENSQVERVLLLDENLLANYLGVVPRWVLIEQASREFASNLDRYPLLEQVLENWRYGSQVRNSKPGDFEVWISAIRVIDYCRNKIGDDIPIRRLSASLFSNSKRLETLVPYIDSLIQNDLPASIREAEEVFSELGLVKFPPTLLLAGDLTVLYGQQETKVLRPYIGLAPKEIKAIKGEVYFSYLLTVENLTTFHELVSQRPQGAIVFYTSGMPSPSWKRVYKLLLQELPRNASVYHWGDIDGGGFRIANHLAMCCSDVGFDLRLHCMTASLLPADIAIARDLLLAERIQIQNICERWSWGNEKDGLGTVAIEQEALPIVWPAT